One window of the Camelina sativa cultivar DH55 chromosome 1, Cs, whole genome shotgun sequence genome contains the following:
- the LOC104709775 gene encoding uncharacterized protein LOC104709775: MMQKMLLGQANGQLETAKKLVELNQRLDCSYNDLNIKFESLNSKVKFMERNIASTSAPKPNQLPSKAVQNPREFTAKAIQFYKEIDTEDSEVQAREDLSQGKSQSESFTQKTETGVPLDRTLDLTHDPVHDRVTYRADPEEAVKPVRYIPPAYKPPLPFPGCFKEQKLKELREIIEKKELMALKEEKAQNQDKKDLEEFEGAIIPTKLEDPGPFDLPCSFSYLHFNKYLCDLGASINVMPYSIAQKLGHTDFKPGNLYLCLADGSHKDVVGKLENFLVKIGKARIPSDFLIIDMDKELEDSIILGRPFLATAGAVIDAKKGLITLNIAESLIMKFDINNPTNLPSIGQPFALKDKRDHGVSSEVETSRTKFSSHEKSDENLKGSVQDLTSLVKDLQLQINKRSLKKARPRFKLKQKHGSSLKGEVIKN, translated from the exons atgatgcagaAGATGTTACTTGGACAGGCAAATGGGCAGCTTGAGACAGCAAAGAAGTTGGTTGAGCTTAATCAGAGGCTGGAttgttcttacaatgatctgaatattaagtttgagagcttgaatTCAAAAGTCAAGTTCATGGAGAGAAACATTGCTTCTACATCAGCTCCTAAGCCAAACCAGCTACCTAGTaaggctgttcaaaatccaagggagttcacagctAAAGCTATCCAGTTCTATAAGGAAATtgacactgaggacagtgaggttcaagCTAGGGAGGATCTATCACAAGGCAAATCTCAGAGTGAAAGTTTTACACAGAAAACAGAAACCGGAGTACCACTTGACCGTACACTCGACCTGACACACGATCCAGTACATGATCGAGTGACTTATCGAGCTGATCCCGAAGAAGCTGTTAAACCTGTTAGAtacatccctcctgcttacaagcctcctctaccattcccagggtGTTTCAAGGAACAAAAACTGAAGGAACTCAGggaaataattgaaaagaaggaaTTGATGGCTTTGAAAGAAGAG AAGGCTCAAAATCAGGataagaaggatcttgaagagtTTGAAGGAGCCATCATTCCAACCAAACTTGAAGACCCAGGTCCATTTGATTTGCCTTGCTCTTTTAGCTACTTGCATTTCAACAAATACTTGTGTGACCTAGGGGCATCTATCAATGTAATGCCCTACTCCATTGCACAGAAGCTTGGGCATACTGACTTCAAGCCCGGTAACCTCTACTTATGTCTAGCTGATGGATCACATAAGGATGTGGTTGGTAAGTTGGAGAATTTCCTAGTCAAGATAGGCAAGGCTAGAATTCCCAGTGATTTCCTCATTATAGACATGGATAAGGAGTTGGAAGACTCTAtcatcctaggaagaccattcctagcCACTGCTGGAGCTGTAATTGATGCTAAGAAAGGGTTGATAACCTTGAACATAGCTGAGAGTTTGATCATGAAATTTGATATCAACAACCCAACCAACTTGCCTTCTATAGGTCAGCCTTTTGCTCTTAAAGACAAGAGAGATCATGGAGTCTCAAGTGAAGTGGAAACTTCAAGGACTAAGTTCTCTTCTCATGAGAAATCAGATGAAAATctcaagggttcagttcaagatTTGACTAGCTTGGTGAAGGATCTTCAGCTTCAGATCAACAAGAGGTCATTGAAGAAAGCAAGGCCAAGATTCAAGCTTAAGCAGAAACACGGTTCAAGTTTAAAGGGTGAAGTGATTAAGAATTAG
- the LOC104709792 gene encoding uncharacterized protein LOC104709792, whose amino-acid sequence MSSDESKTAATTLVSQTVAVSPYLLSNSDNPGTSISSITLNGDNYNEWSEEMLNALHAKRKTGFINDTIPQPPLDDPDYENWKTVNSMIVGWIRSSITSKVKSTVTFVSNAHQLWEDLKQSFSVGNEVRVHQIKAQLASCRQDGQSVLDYYAKLCTLWDELHTYCPPPVCSCGGCSCGVTAKFVKETEKEKLHQFLLGLDDARFGGLCTNFVGKTPLPSLGEAYSKVICEEQRLSSACGREQLHDAVGFMARRESHEPLLVKDATPELVAYLGHSDHQESHKLGSSSILKPGSRTLCSHCGRTGHDKRDYWQLIGFPDWWEEHSQGRGNGRGLRGRGSGTGRGRGAVTAHATTSNQSVFPEFSQDQLKLLQQLLAEKANKEKQGTGGGDRLSGKKALGDIILDTEASHHMTGNLSSLQHIAKISPCSVGFADGSNTFALCVGSLPLSCTISLENVLYVPSLNCTLISVSKILKQTKCDAWFSDEFCVLQDRSSKTLIGSGEERDGVYYLKEVVSAKIHSVKAAVDDTL is encoded by the coding sequence ATGTCAAGTGACGAAAGTAAAACAGCTGCTACGACTCTTGTTTCGCAAACGGTGGCGGTGTCGCCGTATTTGTTGTCAAATTCTGACAATCCCGGAACGTCTATCTCCTCTATTACTTTGAATGGAGATAACTACAACGAGTGGTCAGAGGAGATGTTGAACGCTCTGCATGCGAAGCGGAAGACAGGCTTCATCAACGACACGATTCCGCAACCTCCTCTCGATGATCCTGATTATGAAAACTGGAAGACAGTTAACTCGATGATTGTGGGGTGGATCCGTTCGTCGATTACATCAAAGGTGAAGTCCACCGTGACCTTTGTATCTAATGCACATCAATTGTGGGAGGATTTGAAGCAGAGTTTCTCTGTTGGAAATGAAGTTCGTGTCCATCAGATCAAGGCTCAACTTGCTTCGTGTAGACAAGATGGGCAGAGTGTTTTAGACTACTATGCAAAATTGTGTACTTTGTGGGATGAATTGCACACTTACTGTCCTCCTCCGGTATGTTCTTGCGGTGGGTGTTCGTGTGGTGTAACGGCCAAGTTtgtcaaagaaacagagaaagagaagcttcATCAGTTCTTGTTAGGACTTGATGATGCGCGGTTTGGAGGGTTATGTACGAACTTCGTTGGCAAAACACCCTTGCCTTCTCTTGGTGAAGCGTATTCGAAGGTTATCTGCGAAGAACAACGGTTGTCCTCTGCTTGTGGTCGTGAACAGCTACATGATGCCGTTGGTTTCATGGCTCGACGTGAATCCCATGAACCTTTGTTAGTTAAAGATGCAACGCCTGAATTGGTTGCGTATTTGGGACATTCTGATCATCAAGAAAGTCATAAGCTTGGCTCTTCTTCCATCCTAAAACCCGGAAGCAGGACACTCTGTTCTCACTGTGGGAGAACAGGGCATGACAAACGTGATTATTGGCAGCTTATTGGCTTCCCTGACTGGTGGGAAGAGCATTCCCAGGGTCGAGGCAATGGACGGGGACTGAGAGGAAGAGGATCTGGAACAGGTCGTGGTCGAGGAGCGGTCACAGCCCATGCTACTACTTCCAATCAGTCAGTCTTTCCTGAGTTTTCACAAGATCAGTTGAAGTTGTTGCAGCAGTTGCTTGCTgaaaaagcaaacaaagaaaagcaaGGGACTGGTGGTGGTGATAGATTATCTGGTAAGAAAGCTCTAGGTGATATTATTCTTGATACAGAAGCTTCTCATCATATGACAGgaaatctctcttctcttcaacaCATTGCAAAGATTTCTCCTTGTTCTGTTGGTTTTGCGGATGGAAGTAACACTTTTGCCTTGTGTGTTGGAAGTTTGCCACTGTCATGCACAATCTCTTTAGAAAATGTCCTTTATGTGCCAAGTTTGAATTGCACATTGATTTCTGTTTCAAAAATTCTAAAGCAAACAAAGTGTGATGCGTGGTTTAGTGATGAATTTTGCGTTTTGCAGGATCGTTCTTCGAAGACTTTGATTGGAAGTGGTGAAGAGCGTGATGGGGTTTACTACTTGAAAGAGGTTGTTTCAGCTAAGATACACAGTGTGAAAGCTGCTGTTGACGACACATTGTGA